CGAGTAGGATCAAGGCGTTACGGAACACGTGGCGACCAGGCGCGGCTGCCGACCACGTAGGGAGTTCCTCGATAGGGGCTCCACGACCGGGAAAGCCCAAGGGCTTGTGGCTGACCGGCAAGTTATCTTAGCGGCGATGGCGTTTGGCCGGGCCTTGCCCAGTAGCACCTTCAGCGGCGGAGCTGAGACAAACCGCTTTCTCCAACGGTTGGGCTTTACGGTGGTAACGAAGGGCGGGGATGCTATTCCCAGCACTCGGGCATGGAAACCAATAGAGACCCCGGATGCCGTAAACATGCCGCCGGCCACCTCAGTCTTCCCAAGAGCAACTGGAAACTCTGAAACAGCAACTCCTTTGGTCAGGAAAGCTGTATACCTGGGAAGGACTCCAGCGGGATCGCAAGCTGCCGCCAGCCAGCGCTGGTGTCTACGCCTGGTTCTTCAAGTCAATTCCGTCTAAAGTTCCATCCCGAGGACGCATCAAGCGGGAAGGGATGACCCTCCTTATGTTGGGATTTCCCCCGGCCGACGCGGGAGCACTGAAACGCTCCGGAGCGGAAGGATCCACGCTTCGCCTCACGCTAGGATGCTTGCCAGGTTCCTTCCGGCCTGCCGGAGAGCGCGTAAAACGGTGCGCGGGGGTGGCGCCGAGTGCTACGAATTTGCCGTGTTTTGCCGACTGGCGCTTCTTATCTTTCAGCAACTTATGCTCCTTGGCACCTGGCAGTCTTGGCGTCAGGGGGTTGAATCCCCTCAGCTCCACCAACCGTTCGAGCGGGGTTACGTGACCGGGCGTAGCCCCGGTTTCATTTTCCGCCGCGCCTTGACAGCCCCAGAGGAACGCGCATCCTAGTCTCCTAAGGGGGAACCGCGCGATGCCCCAGAAGGCGATCGAGATGATTCTGGCCCGGCAGCTCGCGAGTTACCTCGCGGTGCCGATCTTCATCGTTGATCCCCAGGGGACGCTCGTCTTCTACAACGAGCCGGCGGAGGCGATTCTCGGCCGACGCTTCGAGGAGACCGGTGAGATGGCCGTCGGTGAGTGGTCAACGATGTTCAAGCCGACGGACGACCACGGGATACCCGTCCCGCCGGACCAGCTGCCGCCCGTGATCGCCCTCGCGAAGCGTCGGCCCGCCCACCGACGGTTCTGGATCGTGGGGCTGGACGCCGTGCGTCGCCACATCGAGGTCACCGCGTTCCCGCTCATCGGTCAGGCGCAGCGGCAGATCGGCGCGCTCACGATCTTCTGGGAGATCTCGGACCGATGAAGGTCACGCTGTGGGGGACGCGCGGCTCCCTGGCGTCGCCGGGCCCGGACACGGCGCGCTACGGGGGGAACACGTCCTGCGTCGCGGTTCTCGGCCCGGCCGGCACCGTGCTCATACTCGACGCCGGCACCGGGATCCGCCGGCTCGGCACGACGCTCCCCCGCCCGCTGCGGCGCGTGGACCTCCTGCTCACGCACCTGCACATGGACCACATCCAGGGGCTCGGCTTCTTCGCGCCGCTCTACGAGCCGGAGACCGAAATCCACATCTGGGGGCCCGCCAGCCCGACGCTCGACCTCCGGACGCGGCTCACGCGCTACCTCTCGCCGCCGCTGTTCCCCGTCCGCCTGCGCGACGTGCCGGCTTCCCTGCTCCTCCACGAGGTCGCCTCCACCGGATTCGAGGTCGGCGAGTTCCGCATCACCGCGGATCTCGTCTGCCACCCCGGCCCGACTGTCGGCTACCGGATCGAGGCCTCGGGCGCGGCCCTCGCGTACCTGCCCGACCACGAGCCGGCGCTCGGCGCGCGGAAGTTTCCGGCCGGCAGGGATTGGACATCGGGATGCGCGCTCGCCGCCGGTGCCGACCTCCTCCTCCATGATGCCCAGTACAGCCGCGACGAGTACTCGGATCGCATCGGCTGGGGCCACAGCTCCCCGCAGCAGGCGCTGGAGTTCGCCGCGCTGGCCGGGGTCGCACACCTCGTGCCGTTCCACCACGATCCGGCCCACAGCGATGAGGACCTGGACCGGATGCTGGGAGAGGCCGTTACCGCGGCGAAGCCAGCGTTCCGCGTCACGGCCGGCACCGAGGGCGCGTCCTTCGAGCTCGGGCGGTAGGCGCGGAGATCACTGCGGGGCGGCATGAGCGCGAGAGGCGTGGCTGCCGTGGTGGCGGCGCTCGTCCTCGGAACAGGAGTGGGATCGGCCCAGACCTTCGGCGGCGCGCTCGCCCGCCACCTCCAGCTCGACTGGGAGGTCACCCCAGGGCGGGGCGGACGCCCGGTCATCAGCGGCTACGTCTCCAACACGTACGGCCTCCCGGCGGCGCAGGTCCAGCTCCTGGTGGAAGTGCTCGACGCCGGCGGCCGCGCCGTCACCGAGGTCATCGGCTACGTCGACAGCCGGGTGCCGCCGCAGGGACAGGCGTACTTCGAGGTGTCAGTGCCGAAAGCCGGCGCGAGCTACCGGGTGACGGTCCACTACTTCGACTGGTTGGTCGAATAGCCGGGCAAGGAACGGGCACTCCTGCCCGGCTTGCGTCGGGTCTCCCGCTCTGCCATGATCTCGATACGCGGCCGCCGGGTGCCGTTTGATGGCTCGATCGCATCTGACTGACCGGAGGAGACCGACCATGAGTGACAGGATTCGGACGACAGCGTGGGCGCTCGCCGGGCTTCTGGCTCTCGCGTGGGCCGGGCCCGCCTTTGGTGAGCCCTGCCTCTCCCCCTATGTGAAACGCCTCACCGGCGCGGAGAAATACCTCTATGTCCTGTCCGTTGACGCTGATGCCAAGGATAACGACTTCCTCGCCGTCATCGATGCGAACATGGCGTCGGCGACCTACGGGCGCGTCCTGACGACGGTCGACCTCGGCTCGGCCAACAACGAGCCGCACCACATGGGGTTCACCGACGATCGCACCAAGATCTGGGCTGGGACGCTGTTCTCGAAGCGCCTCTTCATCTTCGACGTGGCCACCGACCCGGCGAAGCCGAAGATCGTCAAGACCATCGAGGACATCACCGCGCTCACCGGACTCCACGGCCCGCACACCTACTACGCGCTCCCGGGGCGGATGCTGCTCACGTTCCTTTCGTCGGCCGACGGCAACCCGCCCGGCGGCCTGGCGGAGTTCACCAACGACGGGCAGCTCATCCGTGTGTTCAAGAACCCGGCCTCGGCCCCCTACGCCTACGACGTCGCGGTGAAGCCCGAGATCAACCGGATGGTCACCTCGAGCTTCACCCCGTATCGGAACTACTCCAAGCCCCTCGCCCAGTGGGACATGAAGGACGGCGGCAACACGCTCCTGGTCTGGGACTTCAAGGAGCGCAAGGTACTCCAGACCCTCACGACGGATCCGATCCCGCTGGAGGTTCGCTGGAGCCTCAAGCCGGGGAAGGCTTATGGCTGGACCAACTCGGCGCTTGGCGACTCGATCTGGTTCTTCAGGCAGGGTAAGGACGGCGCGTTCTCCGCCAAGAAGGCGGCCGATCTCGGGAAGGGGTGCCTGCCGGCCGACCTTCGCCAGTCTCCCGACGATCGCTACCTCTACGTCTCCTGCTGGATGCGGGGCGAGCTTCATGCCTGGGACGTCTCGGTCCCTGACAAGCCGCGCCTCCACGACACGGTGGTCGCCGGGGTGTCGCCCAACATGATGCACGTGACGCCGGACGGCAGGCGGATGTACGTCACGAACTCGCTGCTCTCCACCATGGACTACTCGGGAAACTTCTGGGTCCGACTCGTTCACATCGGGCCCGACGGCCGCATGAAGCTCGATCCATTCTTCAACGTGGACTTCACGAAGTTTCCGACCGGGCCAGCCCGCGCCCACGACATGCTGCTCTACTGACGCTCGTCCGGGGCCCGGCCACGCTGCTGAGATGCTGCCCCTCCGCGTCGCGACCCTGCTGGCCGTCGCGGCGCTTCTGAGCGCCGGGGGCAGCCGGGGTGCAGAGGCTCCCTCGGTCCTCGAGGTCCGTCAGGTCCCCGTCGCCGGCTACCTCCCGGTCATCCGTGACGCCCCGCCGTTCGCGCTCGACCGCGCGGACGGGCGCCGGGTCCGGCTCGCCGATCTTCGAGGAAAGGTCGTGGTCCTGGCGTTCATCTACACGTCCTGCACCGACACCTGCCCTCTCATCAGCGGCAAGCTCGCCACGCTCCAACGGAGGCTCCAGGACAAGAAGCTCCTGCGCGACCGGGTCGTGATTCTCTCGATCACCTTCGATCCCGGGCGAGACAGGCCGGAGGTCTTACAACGCTACGCGAAGGGCTTCCGGGCCGACCCGGAGGGATGGCTCTTTCTGAGGGCGACCGAAGCCGAAACCCAGCGTCTCCTCCGGGAATTCGATGTCTGGGTCCGACCGGCACCCGACGGCGAGTTCGACCACGCCGACCGGATCTTCCTGATCGATCAGGCGGGACGAATCCGCGAGATCTACAACCAGCGCCTCCTCGCGGTGAAGTGGGTCTTACGGGACGTCCTGAGCCTGCTCAGCGCCCCGTAGGCGCTTTCGTCTCGCCTATTCGATCACGCCGAGCCGCCCGTTGTGGCTGCCCATGTACCAGAGGCGGCCCTCGGCGTCGACGATCATCTTCCTGATGCCGACGCCCTTCGACGGGAGCGGAAAAACGCGGATCTGCCCGGTGCCCGGGTCGAGCCGCACCACCGTGTCGGTGGCGATCTCGTTCACCCACACGATCCCCGCGCCGTCCACCGCCACCGCGTAGGGCCCCCCGCCACGACCCGCCGGCAGCGGATACTCCCTGACCACCTTCCCGGCGACGGGATCCACGCGCAGCAGCGTCCCCTTGCCGTGAAGAGTGACCCAGAGCGAGCCATCAGGGGCTACCGCCATGCGGCGCGGCTGCGAGTCGGGCTCCAGCACGAGCTCGGTGATCCCACCCGTCTTCGGGTCGAGCTTGCCCAGCTTGCCCGCTGCGATCTGACAGAACCAGACGTTGCCGGCGGCGTCGAGCGCGATGCCGTACGGCCGGCCCGCGGCCCTGAACTCGGTGATCTGCCCCGTCCGCCTATCCAGCCGGCCGATCTGGTTACCGCCCTGGACCGTGAACCAGATCACGCCCTGCTCGTCGATCACCAGCGTGTGCGGGTCGCCGCCGGACGGCGCCCGGTACTCCGTCACCTTCCCCGTGGCCGGGTCCAGGCGGCCGATCGTGCCGTTGCCGTTCCCCGTGTACCAGACCTGGCCGGCGCGATCCACGAGGAGGCCGTGGGGCCTGGCCCCGGCGGGGAGGTCCCACTCCTTGAAGGCCAGCGCGCGCGTGTCGAAGCGCGCGATCTTGTTCCCGGACATGACGGCGATGTAGATCCTGCCGTCGGGCCCCGGGGCCGGATCGCGCGCGAACCTGGGCGTCGGCACCGGCCACTCGGAGATCTTTCCCTCGAAGTTGGGCCTGGCCCCCGGCGTGATCCCGTAATTGGACCCGCCCGCCCAGGCGGTTCCGGCAGTCAGGAAGACGGCCGCAAGAGTGAAACTCAGCCTGGCGGCATGCATGGCACCCTGACACCTCCTCGGGCCGTGACAGCGTCGGCCCGGGTCAGTGTACACCAACTCGGAACGGGACGGTCTCGGGCGCCATCTCCGCCGGACTCAGTTCGAACCAGCGGAGGCGATCACGAAGGGCGACGACGTTGCCGATGACGGCGACCACCGGGGGCGTGAGGCCGGCCGCCTCGGCCTTCCCGACGATGTCGCCGAGCGTACCGGTGATCGTCTGCTGGGCGTCGGTCGTCCCCCAGCGGATCAGCGCGACCGGAGTCTCGGCGGAGCGGCCGTGGGCGATGAGCGCGGTGGCGATCCGCGGGAGCGTCCTCACACCCATCAGGACGACCAGCGTATCCACGGCGGTCGCGAGCCCCTCCCAGTCGACCGAAGGCTCGCCCTTGCCAGAGTCCTCGTGGCCCGTGACCACCGCGAAGGACGACGAGAGCCCGCGGTGCGTGAGCGGGATGCCGGCGTAGGCCGGGACCGCGACGGCCGAGCTGACGCCCGGCACAACCTCGAAGGGCACGCCGGCCTCCGCCAGCGCCGCGGCCTCCTCGCCGCCCCGGCCGAAGACGAAGGGATCGCCCCCTTTGAGCCTGACGACGTCGCGCCCCCGGCGTGCGTGAGCGATCAGGAGAGCGTTGATCTCGGCCTGGGGCACGTAGTGGGCGTCGGCGAGTTTCCCCGCGAAGATCCTGAGCGCATGCAGTGGGGCCTCGTCCAGGAGCACCGGATTGACAAGGCGGTCGTAGACGACGACCTCCGCCGTCCTCAAGAGCTCGCGGCCGCGGACGGTCAGGAGGCCCGGATCCCCCGGGCCCGCCCCGACCAGAGACACCGTGCCTACCCGCATATCCCGGCCGTCAGTCGCCAGAGGAGACGCTCCTTAGCTTCTTCTCGCCGCCCTTCGGCGATCAGCCTGCGGAGGTCGGCGTCCAGGGCCCGGCGCCATGCTTCACCGTCAACCGAGCGCGCGTGCTGGCGCAGCTCACGCCTGACCTCAGCCGCTACCTGGGCCAGCACGGTGTACTCCTCGGTGAAGTAGGCTTCCAGCTCCTCCCTGATCACGCGCGCGAGCGCCGGGCTGGCCCCTCCGGTGGCGACCGCCACCACCAGGTCGCCGCGTCGGAGAACCGAGGGCAGGATGAAATCGCAATGGGCGGGGTCATCGGCGGCGTTGACCCAGACCCCGCGCTCCCGCCCTTCGCGAGCCACGCTCCCGTTCGCTTCCCCGTCGTCGGTGGCGACGAAGACGAGCTGATGGCCGGCGAGATCGCCCCGGCGATACTCACGCGCGACGTGGCGGACCCGCCCTTCGCGCGCCAGCTCGCCGAGGCGCGGCGCGAGCGCGGGAGCGACGACCGTGACCGAAGCCCCCACGGCGAGCAGCCCTTCGACCTTCCGCTCGGCCACCGCGCCGCCACCGACGACGAGGCACGACCGGCCGGCCAGCTCGAGGAAGATCGGGTAGTAGCCCATCGCCTTGACATCGGAGGGGGCCTCGACGGCCCCCTCCGAGGCCTCCCACAGGAAACGGTTGCGCCGGCACAGCCGGCGCTCGAACCGGTTTACTCCGATACGCAGTTAGCGACCGTCCCGATAAGCCGCGCGCCTTGCGTGACCCACTCCGCCGACCTCATCATGTTCCGCTCCGAGCGGCAC
This DNA window, taken from Candidatus Rokuibacteriota bacterium, encodes the following:
- the cobA gene encoding uroporphyrinogen-III C-methyltransferase; the encoded protein is MRVGTVSLVGAGPGDPGLLTVRGRELLRTAEVVVYDRLVNPVLLDEAPLHALRIFAGKLADAHYVPQAEINALLIAHARRGRDVVRLKGGDPFVFGRGGEEAAALAEAGVPFEVVPGVSSAVAVPAYAGIPLTHRGLSSSFAVVTGHEDSGKGEPSVDWEGLATAVDTLVVLMGVRTLPRIATALIAHGRSAETPVALIRWGTTDAQQTITGTLGDIVGKAEAAGLTPPVVAVIGNVVALRDRLRWFELSPAEMAPETVPFRVGVH
- a CDS encoding bifunctional precorrin-2 dehydrogenase/sirohydrochlorin ferrochelatase, with the translated sequence MGYYPIFLELAGRSCLVVGGGAVAERKVEGLLAVGASVTVVAPALAPRLGELAREGRVRHVAREYRRGDLAGHQLVFVATDDGEANGSVAREGRERGVWVNAADDPAHCDFILPSVLRRGDLVVAVATGGASPALARVIREELEAYFTEEYTVLAQVAAEVRRELRQHARSVDGEAWRRALDADLRRLIAEGRREEAKERLLWRLTAGICG
- a CDS encoding selenium-binding protein: MSDRIRTTAWALAGLLALAWAGPAFGEPCLSPYVKRLTGAEKYLYVLSVDADAKDNDFLAVIDANMASATYGRVLTTVDLGSANNEPHHMGFTDDRTKIWAGTLFSKRLFIFDVATDPAKPKIVKTIEDITALTGLHGPHTYYALPGRMLLTFLSSADGNPPGGLAEFTNDGQLIRVFKNPASAPYAYDVAVKPEINRMVTSSFTPYRNYSKPLAQWDMKDGGNTLLVWDFKERKVLQTLTTDPIPLEVRWSLKPGKAYGWTNSALGDSIWFFRQGKDGAFSAKKAADLGKGCLPADLRQSPDDRYLYVSCWMRGELHAWDVSVPDKPRLHDTVVAGVSPNMMHVTPDGRRMYVTNSLLSTMDYSGNFWVRLVHIGPDGRMKLDPFFNVDFTKFPTGPARAHDMLLY
- a CDS encoding PAS domain-containing protein, producing the protein MPQKAIEMILARQLASYLAVPIFIVDPQGTLVFYNEPAEAILGRRFEETGEMAVGEWSTMFKPTDDHGIPVPPDQLPPVIALAKRRPAHRRFWIVGLDAVRRHIEVTAFPLIGQAQRQIGALTIFWEISDR
- a CDS encoding SCO family protein, whose product is MLPLRVATLLAVAALLSAGGSRGAEAPSVLEVRQVPVAGYLPVIRDAPPFALDRADGRRVRLADLRGKVVVLAFIYTSCTDTCPLISGKLATLQRRLQDKKLLRDRVVILSITFDPGRDRPEVLQRYAKGFRADPEGWLFLRATEAETQRLLREFDVWVRPAPDGEFDHADRIFLIDQAGRIREIYNQRLLAVKWVLRDVLSLLSAP
- a CDS encoding MBL fold metallo-hydrolase, producing MKVTLWGTRGSLASPGPDTARYGGNTSCVAVLGPAGTVLILDAGTGIRRLGTTLPRPLRRVDLLLTHLHMDHIQGLGFFAPLYEPETEIHIWGPASPTLDLRTRLTRYLSPPLFPVRLRDVPASLLLHEVASTGFEVGEFRITADLVCHPGPTVGYRIEASGAALAYLPDHEPALGARKFPAGRDWTSGCALAAGADLLLHDAQYSRDEYSDRIGWGHSSPQQALEFAALAGVAHLVPFHHDPAHSDEDLDRMLGEAVTAAKPAFRVTAGTEGASFELGR
- a CDS encoding PQQ-binding-like beta-propeller repeat protein; this encodes MHAARLSFTLAAVFLTAGTAWAGGSNYGITPGARPNFEGKISEWPVPTPRFARDPAPGPDGRIYIAVMSGNKIARFDTRALAFKEWDLPAGARPHGLLVDRAGQVWYTGNGNGTIGRLDPATGKVTEYRAPSGGDPHTLVIDEQGVIWFTVQGGNQIGRLDRRTGQITEFRAAGRPYGIALDAAGNVWFCQIAAGKLGKLDPKTGGITELVLEPDSQPRRMAVAPDGSLWVTLHGKGTLLRVDPVAGKVVREYPLPAGRGGGPYAVAVDGAGIVWVNEIATDTVVRLDPGTGQIRVFPLPSKGVGIRKMIVDAEGRLWYMGSHNGRLGVIE